AGTCCGATATTTACTCCTAAAATATTTCCCATACCATTAATATATAAATCACTAGGACTAAAATTAGAATTTATAGTATGAAAAAAAGTAGAGAGTATAAATAAGATACCTCCTAGGAATAAAAACTCCTTTGAAGCTTTATATGAGTTTATTCTAAAAAATGACCAAAATAGGGTAAACAACCACACATTATAGAAAATTCCTTGTTGCCATAAAACTCTATCTTGTAAATCAAAAGGTAGAGCCCATTGTAATACAAAAAGAGAAGCAGTTGCTGGAATAACTCCTATCATACTAGCTAAGCATAATTTTCCAAGCCAATGATAAAAAGTGATTTTCCCATCATATTTTTTAGCTTTCTTTTCTAAATAAAGCATTACCCCAAAGCCAATAGCAAGAGCACAAAAAGACATAATAATTGCAACTGCAAGTCTTGAAAAAATATCTATTCCAAAAAGAAAGTGTAAGAAAAATAGTCCTTCTGCAACAAAAACAGGCCAAATCTTATCCATAACTTTTTGTTCTTTTATTAATTCAGCAGTAGTTGCACTTAAAGTTATAGAGGGTTTATTAAAGATTCCACCATTTAAAAAGGGTTTATAAGGGTTATAACCAATAATTTCAACTTGAGCTGTTTTATCATTCCAATTGATTAATCTTACTTGTTTTAAATCTAATTGAGGGTTAATCTTTTTAGCTTTTATTAAGAGTTCACTTATTGGAAGCATTGGCTGGTTTATCTCTGCTTTTTTTAGAGGTTTTGCTTGAGGGAATAAAATAGTTCCTACTACACCATCTATAGCATTTGCTTCACCTTTAGTTAATATTTTTGCCATAGGAGCTGAACTTATTAACCCTACATTCATCACTGCACCGCTTAGAGTAATTAAGAAAAAGGGAATAAATGCCCAAGTAAAAACTTTCACATGGATTTTAGAGAAAACTGCTTGTTGGGTTTTCCCTTGATTTTTAAATTTCATTATAGTAATAAGTATAAGTCCAGTTATAATTAAAACCATAGTTCCAACTGCAACTAAACCAAAAGAGACTCTTCCTATTACTTTTAAAGGTTGCCCATAATGTAACTCATTTAAAAACTCTGCTAAATGAGTCTGCTCTTTTGTTTCATTATTTAGTTTCTCATTTGTTTTAGGATTAAATGCAAGAGGTTTTGCAAATCTATGTGTAATAACAACAGCTGGGTCTTCCATATTTCCGGGAAGATTTATCATTAGATTGTTTTTTGGATAATTTGGCTCTTTTAAAGCCTCTTTAATCATGTAGTTATAATCAATTTTTGTAATATCAACCTTTTCAATATGTCTTGAGGGTTTTTCCCAAGTTTTAATATAAGGAAGTAAGATAGCAAATACTCCAAAAAAGATTGCAATATACATAAGTATAGAAAAAGTTACTCCAGCTGCTATATGGATTCTAAATAGTCTTTGTTTAAATAATTTTGATTTTGATTCTTCCATTTTGATACCTTAATATAAAATAATTAGTGCTATAGAAAATAGGCTTGTAGGTATAATAAATCTATATAGTGCTTGAAGTTTAGATATTGAAAGAGCTATCCAAGTAGTTGCACATGCCCAAACAAAAGTATTAAACATAATTGATAAAATAGCAGCCTCCTTTACTTCCATAAAAGGAAGTAGGGCAAAAAGAGTCATTCCCAAATAAGCAAGAAGCAAGCCTCCAATAATAGAAAGGACTCCTCTAAATAAACCAATTTTTTTTCCATCTTTTTCAGGGCTATTCAAGTAAGTGTATATATTTTTTAACATTTTTTACCTTTTATTTTCAAAGAGAAAACTCTTTGAAAATATAATTAGAATTTATAGCTTATTGTTGCCATAATTGTTCTTGGCGTACCCGTATATACTCTTGGAGATAGAATAGCTCCTTCTACATACTCTTCATCTGTTAAGTTTTGTACATTTAAACTTGCTTTCCAATTTCCTTTTTTATATCCAAGTGTTGCGTTATAAATAATTTCAGAATCAAGTTTTAAATCATTTGCATCAGTTGTATATCTACTTCCTAAAAATCTAGCACCACCACCTATATATGTGTTTGGAAGATTAAATGAACTTAGATGATATGTTGTAAAAATATTTGCAGTATGTGTTGGAATATTTTTCAGTCTATTATTATCATTATCTAAGTCTTTAGTTTTTGTATAACCATATGAAGCAACAATTGCCCAATCAGAAGTAATTTGTCCTGTTAGGTCAAATTCTATACCTTGAGACTCTTGTTTTCCACTTGCTTTATAATATGTATTTGGAGCAAGACCTTGTACTAAAGGAACATTCTCTTTTTCAATTTTAAAAATTGCAGCAGTAAGATTTAGTTTGTCATTTAAGAACTTTTGTTTAATACCTATTTCATAACCTTTCCCCTCTTCAGGGTCAAGAATTTTGTCATTTTCATCCATATTTGTATTTGGAGTAAATGATTCAGAATAGTTTGCATAAACTGATGTACTAGGAGTAACTTTATATACTAAACCTAATGAAGGTGTTAAGGCATCACTTTTCTGTCCATCTTTTGGTTTTGATTCACTATATCTTACTCCCGCATTAAGGATTAAATTATCACTTAAATGAATACTATCTTGTAAGAAAATACCCCAAGATTTGTTATATATTTTTTCACTTGTCATATCTCTAGCTGTTGGATGGTCAGATAAAGAAGTTAGGTCTTCATAATCTGGATTACTTAAGTCAAGATTATAAGCAGTAAATGGGTCAAAATGCATAAAAGTTCTTGAATAAGCTTTATTATAATCAGCACCTAAACTAATATTATTTTTTACATTAAAAATATTTAACTCTTTGTTTAAAGTATATTGTAGGGCATGCTCTGAAAACTCTTGTCGTTGATAAGCATAAACTCTTTTTACCTTATCAGTAGCTTCATTATAAGCAAAGGGCATATGAACATCACCATTAAATCCCACATAATCAATATATCTATATTTGAAATTAGAGTTCCAAGTATCAAAATTACTATCTAAATCAAAACCTATTATCTTTTGAGTTTTTTTGAATTCTTCATCTGGGTTTGAGCTAATATTCTCAATAGGAGCTATAAGTTTTCCTTTGCTAGTTATATATGTACCAAAAGAAGAGGGTGATTTCTCTTTTAAATATTCAGCCATAATAGAGAAACTATGATTATCATTAATATCGTATGCAATAGTTGGAGCAATAAATAATCTATTTATATCTGTATTTGAGTTAGTATAGTCTTCTCCATGTTTTAGACTTGTTACAACTCGATATCTTAATGATGAATCATTATTTAGACCTCCTCCAAAATCTGCATTTGTAGTATATGCTGTATGTTCATCAATTTTAAGTTGAACTTCTCCATGTTCTTGTTTTTGAGGTTTTTTCTTTACTAAATTAATTAAACCACCTGGACTTGACTCTCCATACTGCAATGAGTCTGGACCTTTTAATACTTCAATAGCTTGTAAATTATATAGTTCTTGGTTTGCAGTACTATTTGTAATTTTCATACTATCTATTAAAATAGGAACATTTGAAAATCCTCTCATTCCTATTTCAATACTTCTTCCATGATTGTTACCTTGATAAGTAGTGTTTGAAGACATTTTAATTATGTCATCTAGTGTTTGAGGCTGATAATCTTCAATAAAATTTTCATTGAAGATTTGAATAGATTTTGCACTATCTTCTATATCAATATTTGTTCTATTTATAGAAGGTTCATCCATACTTATATAATTTGAAGCTTGTGAACCAACAATAGTTACTGTATCTAATTTTTTTGTCTCTTTTTCTGTATCATTTGCGAATAATGATGTACTAGCAATTAATAAACTAGAAAGGTAGATTGATATATTTCTTTTAGAAAAATATAATTTCATTAATATACTCCTTATTAAATTATGGAATATTACTATTAATGATTATGATTATCAATATATTAAAGTCAAAAAAGGGAATTTTTTATATAAGAAAGGGAAAAATATTAGTTAAATTCTTTTTTATATTTACTAGGAGAGATATTAAAATAGTGCTGAAAGAGTTTACTGAAGTTACCTAAGTGTTTATATCCAACTTTTGAGCAAACCTCTTTTACTGTAAAATCTTCTTGTAAAAGCTCTTTTGCTTTATTAAGTCTTTGTTTTTGTAACATCTCATATACAGTCATGCCATAATACTTTTTAAAATCTTTTTTTAAATAACATTCATTTATTGCTGATTTGTATGCAATCTCTTTTATTGTAAGGTTTTCAAAATAAGATTCATTTATTAGTTTTTTTGCTTTTTCTAAAGAGTTAATTATACTTTTATCTAAATTATATGTTGAGTTTATATTTGAGATTATTTTTTTAATTGTGTATTCAATTAGATTCATTGTTTTTGATTCAAGATTTAAATCTGTAAGTAAGTATTCATCTTTAGATTTTTTAGAAAAGGCAGATAAAATCTCTTTTTGTTCAGGGTCTATTTGACCCCCTTCAACAATTGCATAATTTTTATTTTTAGCTTCTTTCATCTTTTCATTTAAGTTTTTTAGATTATGAGCAAGTTTTAAAAATAGTTCTTCTTTAATTCCAATTGTTAACATATTGTATTTAGCACTTTTTTTTATGCTAACATCGACAAGAAATTTATCTGAACAAAAGCCTAAAAAATAAGAGTTTTTTTTAAGTTCAAAAGTTGAGTTATCCTCAAAGGTAAAAGAGTAGTTATTCCCAAGATTAAAAATTAAAACTGCACCTGCAACATTTGATCTTTCAATTAAGATTTTGTTTTGGTTTAATAAAAAGCTACTAAGAAAAAAAGCAATACCACTTCCTGAATCATAGCCAACATAATTGCCTAACCCATATTCAGGTTTAACATTACATATAAAGTTTTCTCTTGAAAAAGGATTTTTGATTGTTTTTATCTCTTCAAAGATATCAAAGTATTCAATTTTACTAATTTTGTCCATAAAATGGATTGTACAGTTATTTCTTTAAAAAAACAAATGTATATTTAAATATTATTTAATAGCTATTTATTGCTTGTTATTAAGGTTTTCAACGAAGTTATTATTTACTTTCAGTTGTATAAAAACCTTTTATAATAACACCTTTATTATCTTTTGCTGATTTAACATAATAGTTTGTAGGAGTTACTACTGCATATTCGTTTAGATTGTCTCTAATAAAAGAAGCAGTTTCAATTACTCTTTCTCTTGAGAAACCTCTTATTAAATACTCTCTAACTCTTTTTTGTACATGTTTGGGTTGATTTTGTATATCATCTTTTATTTCATTATAAACTACATTATCTTCATCTGCAACTACTGCAATAATTTCTATTCTTGTAAGATTTTTAGTATTTTTTACAAAGTTAGTAATTCTCTCTTGGCACTCTTTTGTTAAAAGAGAACTATCTGCTTTAAAATCATAACATCTTAAAATTTTTGTTTTTTGTGTATAGTAAAACTTTCTAAAGTTTTTATTATCTAAATCAACAACTTTTGTAACTACTTTCTCTTTTACTACTTCAACTTCTTTTATTACTTCAATCTCTTTAGGTTGTTGTTCTACAACTTTTTCAATTATTACTTCTTTTTCTACTACTTTAGGTTCAGTTTCTAAAACCTTTTTTTCAAGAAGATAGTAGATTATAGCACTAAGAGTAATAATTATAATCAATGATAAAGAATAAACAATATAGTTTATAAATCTGATTTTATTTGTATTTCTGATTTTAGGTTTTGCTTGTGGGCTAACTTTAGGAATAGAGTGGGCTGGGTTTATTGTTTTTTGCTTTTTAGTGTTTGAAGAAGTCTTTGGTCTATCACTAGATTTTGTATTTTCTTTTAGCTTCTTTTCAATATTCTCTTTTGAGATAGTTTGACTTAGTACTTCTTTTAATTTTTCCGTATTCTTTTTTTCCAAAAAAATGCCCTTATTCTCTGTTTTTTAAATAAATCAGAATGATTAGTGATATGATAGCTAAAAATAGTGGATAGAAAAATAAATAACTTTTAAATGTAAGCTTATTATTATCAATTTCACTTTTTTCTAGTTTATTAATCTCTTCATAAATCTCATTTAATTTATTTTTTGAATTTGCTGAAAATGATTTTCCTTCTGTCTGCATAGCAATTTGGTTAAGAATTATTTTATTTGAGTTTGCAATACTTATTGTGTAAACTTTAATAGAATATTTTTTTAGAAGTTTAAGTGCTATTTCTAAAGGAATTGTACTTGCATTATCTGCTCCATCACTTAATAAGATGATAACTTTAGATTTAGCTTTAGAAGATTTTAGTATATTTGTTGAAGAAACAAGAGAATCAATAAGTGCAGTTTTATCTCCTACAATACCAACATCAAGATAATCAATAATTTCAAGTTGTGCATCTTTGTCAAAACTTAAAGGTGTTGCCATCATTACTGAACTTCCAAAAACTACAATTGATATATTATCTTTTACTCTTTTAGGAATAAACTCTTTTACAATATCTTTTACAACTGTAAATCTAGTCTCCATAGGGTTTAAAGGATTAAAACCCAATTCATTCATAGAACCACTTGTATCTAAACTAAGAACAATATCAATCCCATCATTTTTAATAATTTGAGTATCAAAATTTCTATAAGGTGAAGCCAAAGCAAAAATAGTACCTAAAATAACAAGCGCTTTTAAAAGAGTCTGCATGGCACTTGTATTTGTATGTGTTTTTGAAAATATTGTTAAATGAGGAACAATATATGTTGGAATTTTAGCTTTACAATATAAAGAGCAAATAACAAAAAGTAATATCAAAACTAGTAAATAAGGGTATTCAAATCTTATAGAAAGTAAATAATTAAACATCAACACTATCCATAAATCTATTAAATAAGATTTTTACTTCATTATCTATAGAAGTTACTTCTTTTTTATATTTATATTTTTCGAGCTCTTCAATTAACTCTTCAATTAACTTTTTTTCTCTATCAGAACTAGCTAAAAGTTTTCCATATTTTGTAATTTCATAGGCACTTTTTTTTGCTTGCTTAAAATCAACATTTTCTAATATTTCATAATATGTTTTTCTTTCATCTTTTTTTCTATTTTTAAAAAGTTTATAAACTAAATAAATAAGAAGAACTACAATTAAGATAGCAATACTTAATAAGAGAAGATAAAGATAAAATGAGAAATCAGGAATTTCAACAAGACTCTTTATATCGTGTAGTTTAATCTCTTGATTCATCTCATTAGCCTTAAAAGTTTTGCAAGAGGTTCTTCATGGGTATATATTTTTACAAATCTAATTGAACACTTTTGTAGATGTTCATATAAATAGTGGTCGTTTTCTTTTACTGCTTCTTCATATTTTTTTATTAAAGAGTTATTAATATTCCCATCAAAATTATAACCATTTGCAGGGTCAACTAAATTTACATTTCCTAAGTTTGCAGGTTTTTCTTCAAATTTATCCCTTATAATAATTACTATGATTTCATGTTTTTTATTTAATGTTCTTAAATCTAACTCTTTTATATCAAAAAAGTCTCCTATTAAGAATATTGTAGATCTCTTTTTTATTTTTAAAAAAAGTTCTTCACAAATAGTTTTTATTTTTTGTTGTTTTCCAATAGATTTATAATTAAAAATCTCTTCACACATTTTATTTACTGCAAAATTTCTTTTTGATTTTTTTGTAAGTAATTGAAGGTTTTCATTTGCAATATATGAACTAAAAGGGTCACTTTGTTTAATACATGAGTAAGCAAGAATTGAACAAATCTCCGTAATAAGCTCTTGTTTGAATTTTTTAGTTCCAAAATATACAGAACCACTTAAAATAGGAACAATTGAAATATTTAACTCTCTTTGTGCATGGAAAACTTTCACATATGGTTTTTTGAATTTTGCACTAATTACCCAATCAATATTTTTAATATCTTCTCCATACTCATACTCTTTTAATTCTAAAAAGTCATAACCTTCACCTTTTAGTAAAGTAGAGTTATTTCCAATATTTTCTGAAAAGACTTCTCTTTTTGTTTTAATTAGGATTTTTCTTAAATTATGATTCATCTAAGGGATATCTATTTTTTCCATGATTTTTTGAATTAATTCATCTGTAGTTTTTTGCATAGCTTCTGCTTCATAACTTAGAATAATTCTATGTCTTAAAATAGCTTTTACTACAAGAGCAATATCAATAGGACTTACATAATCATTTCCTCTAATGTAAGCCATTGCTTTAACTGCTTTAAACATATCTATAGTAGCTCTTGGACTTGCTCCAAATTGAATATAATCAGCAATCTCTTCTAAACCATACTCTTTGGGTTCTCTTGTTGCACAAACAATATCTACAATATATTTTTCAAGCTCTTCATCTATATGAACTTTTGCAATTTCTTCTTTTATTAAAGATAGAGTCTCTTTATCTAAAACTTTATTTAATGAAATACTTTGTGTTGAGGTAACTCTTTTAGCTATTTCAAACTCTTCTTCCTTTGTGTTGTATCCCACAACAATTTTAAACATAAATCTATCAAGCTGTGCTTCAGGAAGTGTATATGCTCCTTCTTGTTCAATGGGGTTTTGTGTTGCTAATACTAAGAAAGGAGAATCAACTTTAAAACTATCTTCTGCTATTGTTACTTGTCTTTCTTGCATAACCTCTAAAAGTGCAGATTGTACTTTTGCAGGAGCTCTATTTATTTCATCTGCTAGTAAAAGATTTGTAAAAATAGGTCCTTTTTTTATTTTAAATTCACCTGTTTTCATATCATAAATTTGTGCACCAATAATATCACTTGGTAATAAATCAGGAGTAAATTGAACTCTTTTAAAATTAAGGTTTATAATATCTGCAAGAGCTTTTACTGTAGTTGTTTTTGCAAGACCTGGTACTCCTTCTAAAAGGATATGACCATTTGT
This sequence is a window from Halarcobacter bivalviorum. Protein-coding genes within it:
- a CDS encoding PepSY-associated TM helix domain-containing protein, with product MEESKSKLFKQRLFRIHIAAGVTFSILMYIAIFFGVFAILLPYIKTWEKPSRHIEKVDITKIDYNYMIKEALKEPNYPKNNLMINLPGNMEDPAVVITHRFAKPLAFNPKTNEKLNNETKEQTHLAEFLNELHYGQPLKVIGRVSFGLVAVGTMVLIITGLILITIMKFKNQGKTQQAVFSKIHVKVFTWAFIPFFLITLSGAVMNVGLISSAPMAKILTKGEANAIDGVVGTILFPQAKPLKKAEINQPMLPISELLIKAKKINPQLDLKQVRLINWNDKTAQVEIIGYNPYKPFLNGGIFNKPSITLSATTAELIKEQKVMDKIWPVFVAEGLFFLHFLFGIDIFSRLAVAIIMSFCALAIGFGVMLYLEKKAKKYDGKITFYHWLGKLCLASMIGVIPATASLFVLQWALPFDLQDRVLWQQGIFYNVWLFTLFWSFFRINSYKASKEFLFLGGILFILSTFFHTINSNFSPSDLYINGMGNILGVNIGLLLFGTLLIYISKKLPKEREEAKQFWKIKAKQ
- a CDS encoding TonB-dependent siderophore receptor — encoded protein: MKLYFSKRNISIYLSSLLIASTSLFANDTEKETKKLDTVTIVGSQASNYISMDEPSINRTNIDIEDSAKSIQIFNENFIEDYQPQTLDDIIKMSSNTTYQGNNHGRSIEIGMRGFSNVPILIDSMKITNSTANQELYNLQAIEVLKGPDSLQYGESSPGGLINLVKKKPQKQEHGEVQLKIDEHTAYTTNADFGGGLNNDSSLRYRVVTSLKHGEDYTNSNTDINRLFIAPTIAYDINDNHSFSIMAEYLKEKSPSSFGTYITSKGKLIAPIENISSNPDEEFKKTQKIIGFDLDSNFDTWNSNFKYRYIDYVGFNGDVHMPFAYNEATDKVKRVYAYQRQEFSEHALQYTLNKELNIFNVKNNISLGADYNKAYSRTFMHFDPFTAYNLDLSNPDYEDLTSLSDHPTARDMTSEKIYNKSWGIFLQDSIHLSDNLILNAGVRYSESKPKDGQKSDALTPSLGLVYKVTPSTSVYANYSESFTPNTNMDENDKILDPEEGKGYEIGIKQKFLNDKLNLTAAIFKIEKENVPLVQGLAPNTYYKASGKQESQGIEFDLTGQITSDWAIVASYGYTKTKDLDNDNNRLKNIPTHTANIFTTYHLSSFNLPNTYIGGGARFLGSRYTTDANDLKLDSEIIYNATLGYKKGNWKASLNVQNLTDEEYVEGAILSPRVYTGTPRTIMATISYKF
- a CDS encoding helix-turn-helix domain-containing protein, coding for MDKISKIEYFDIFEEIKTIKNPFSRENFICNVKPEYGLGNYVGYDSGSGIAFFLSSFLLNQNKILIERSNVAGAVLIFNLGNNYSFTFEDNSTFELKKNSYFLGFCSDKFLVDVSIKKSAKYNMLTIGIKEELFLKLAHNLKNLNEKMKEAKNKNYAIVEGGQIDPEQKEILSAFSKKSKDEYLLTDLNLESKTMNLIEYTIKKIISNINSTYNLDKSIINSLEKAKKLINESYFENLTIKEIAYKSAINECYLKKDFKKYYGMTVYEMLQKQRLNKAKELLQEDFTVKEVCSKVGYKHLGNFSKLFQHYFNISPSKYKKEFN
- a CDS encoding vWA domain-containing protein, whose product is MFNYLLSIRFEYPYLLVLILLFVICSLYCKAKIPTYIVPHLTIFSKTHTNTSAMQTLLKALVILGTIFALASPYRNFDTQIIKNDGIDIVLSLDTSGSMNELGFNPLNPMETRFTVVKDIVKEFIPKRVKDNISIVVFGSSVMMATPLSFDKDAQLEIIDYLDVGIVGDKTALIDSLVSSTNILKSSKAKSKVIILLSDGADNASTIPLEIALKLLKKYSIKVYTISIANSNKIILNQIAMQTEGKSFSANSKNKLNEIYEEINKLEKSEIDNNKLTFKSYLFFYPLFLAIISLIILIYLKNRE
- a CDS encoding DUF58 domain-containing protein; this translates as MNHNLRKILIKTKREVFSENIGNNSTLLKGEGYDFLELKEYEYGEDIKNIDWVISAKFKKPYVKVFHAQRELNISIVPILSGSVYFGTKKFKQELITEICSILAYSCIKQSDPFSSYIANENLQLLTKKSKRNFAVNKMCEEIFNYKSIGKQQKIKTICEELFLKIKKRSTIFLIGDFFDIKELDLRTLNKKHEIIVIIIRDKFEEKPANLGNVNLVDPANGYNFDGNINNSLIKKYEEAVKENDHYLYEHLQKCSIRFVKIYTHEEPLAKLLRLMR
- a CDS encoding AAA family ATPase; this encodes MLNSKIEEIKIELSKVIVGQNEMIDALLIGLFTNGHILLEGVPGLAKTTTVKALADIINLNFKRVQFTPDLLPSDIIGAQIYDMKTGEFKIKKGPIFTNLLLADEINRAPAKVQSALLEVMQERQVTIAEDSFKVDSPFLVLATQNPIEQEGAYTLPEAQLDRFMFKIVVGYNTKEEEFEIAKRVTSTQSISLNKVLDKETLSLIKEEIAKVHIDEELEKYIVDIVCATREPKEYGLEEIADYIQFGASPRATIDMFKAVKAMAYIRGNDYVSPIDIALVVKAILRHRIILSYEAEAMQKTTDELIQKIMEKIDIP